A genomic window from Camelina sativa cultivar DH55 chromosome 2, Cs, whole genome shotgun sequence includes:
- the LOC104720741 gene encoding subtilisin-like protease SBT3.6 isoform X2: protein MRNYRTSIALVLSLVIFLNVQRNFVAQGSAERKVHIVHLGEKQHDDPDFVTESHHQMLWSLLGSKEDAHDSMVYSYRHGFSGFAAKLTKSQAKKIADLPEVVHVIPDSFYKLKTTRTWDYLGLSAANPKNLLDETNMGAQSIIGVIDTGVWPESEVFNDYGIGPVPSHWKGGCESGEAFNSSHCNKKLIGAKYFINGFIADNESFNSTKSLDFISPRDHDGHGTHVATIAGGSYVPNISYKGLAGGTVRGGAPRSRIAMYKTCWYLDDEDIMSCSSADILKAIDEAMHDGVDVLSISLGSDVPLYGETDIRDGITTGAFHAVLKGITVVCAGGNSGPEAQTVTNTAPWIVTVAATTLDRSFATPITLGNNKVILGQAMYTGPEIGFTSLVYPETSGKSEQSFSGTCEELSVNSNLTMVGKVVLCFTTSPYSASASSAARSVKTAGGIGVIIARQPGYVIRPCLDDFPCVAVDWELGTDILLYIRSNELPVVKIQRSRTLTGQPVGTKVATFSSRGPNSIAAAILKPDIAAPGVSILAATSTNRTFNDQGFIILSGTSMAAPVISGVVALLKARHRDWSPAAIRSAIVTTAWRTDPFGEKIFAEGSPRKLADPFDYGGGLVNPEKAAKPGLVYDLGLEDYILYMCSAGYNESSISQLVGKVTACSIPKPSVLDFNLPSITIPNLKDVVTLTRTLTNVGPLNSVYKVMVEPPLGIQVTVTPETLVFNSTTKRASFKVRVSTTHKINTGYYFGSLTWGDSEHNVTIPLSVRTQILPYYYDEN, encoded by the exons ATGAGGAATTACAGAACATCAATTGCTTTGGTACTGAGTTTGGTAATATTTCTCAATGTGCAGAGAAATTTTGTGGCACAAGGCAGTGCTGAAAGGAAG GTTCATATAGTGCATTTGGGTGAGAAGCAGCATGATGATCCGGATTTTGTTACGGAATCACATCATCAGATGTTATGGTCACTTCTGGGAAG TAAAGAAGATGCCCATGATTCAATGGTGTATAGTTACAGACATGGTTTCTCCGGTTTTGCGGCAAAGCTTACCAAGTCTCAAGCCAAGAAGATAGCAG ATTTACCTGAAGTTGTTCATGTCATACCGGATAGTTTCTACAAGCTGAAAACAACTCGGACTTGGGATTACTTAGGCCTTTCTGCCGCTAATCCAAAGAATCTTCTAGATGAAACTAATATGGGTGCACAAAGTATCATTGGTGTTATTGACACAG GAGTATGGCCTGAATCTGAAGTATTTAACGACTATGGGATTGGGCCGGTGCCAAGCCACTGGAAAGGAGGATGTGAATCAGGAGAAGCTTTCAACTCTTCTCACTGTAACAAAAAGCTCATAGGAGCCAAGTACTTTATCAATGGTTTTATAGCGGACAACGAAAGCTTCAACTCCACAAAATCACTTGATTTCATTTCTCCTAGAGATCATGATGGTCATGGCACACATGTTGCCACCATTGCTGGTGGCTCATACGTGCCCAACATAAGCTACAAGGGCTTAGCTGGAGGGACTGTGAGAGGTGGAGCACCTCGTTCTCGTATAGCAATGTACAAGACTTGTTGGTATCTGGATGATGAAGACATAATGAGTTGTTCATCAGCTGACATCTTGAAAGCTATAGACGAGGCTATGCATGACGGTGTTGATGTTCTGTCAATCTCTCTAGGCTCTGATGTTCCTTTGTATGGCGAAACTGATATCCGCGATGGGATAACTACTGGAGCTTTTCATGCAGTCTTAAAGGGTATAACTGTTGTTTGTGCCGGTGGTAACTCAGGCCCTGAGGCTCAGACCGTGACAAACACAGCTCCTTGGATTGTCACTGTGGCTGCAACTACTCTAGACCGTTCCTTTGCCACACCTATTACACTTGGCAATAATAAAGTCATATTG GGTCAAGCAATGTATACAGGTCCAGAAATTGGCTTCACCAGCTTGGTTTATCCTGAGACCTCAGGGAAGAGCGAACAAAGTTTTTCTGG TACTTGTGAGGAACTCTCCGTGAATTCTAATCTTACAATGGTGGGTAAAGTCGTGTTGTGTTTCACAACATCACCTTACAGTGCTTCTGCATCGAGTGCTGCACGTTCGGTGAAGACAGCCGGTGGTATTGGCGTAATCATCGCAAGACAACCAGGTTATGTTATCCGACCATGTCTAGATGATTTCCCTTGTGTTGCTGTTGACTGGGAGCTTGGAACTGATATACTTCTCTACATACGGTCCAATGA ATTGCCTGTGGTGAAGATACAACGTTCTAGAACACTCACAGGACAACCAGTGGGAACAAAGGTGGCAACGTTCTCATCAAGAGGACCTAATTCGATTGCAGCTGCGATCCTCAAA CCGGATATAGCAGCACCAGGAGTGAGCATATTAGCGGCTACATCCACCAATAGAACTTTCAACGACCAAGGATTCATTATATTGTCTGGAACGTCAATGGCAGCTCCTGTAATATCAGGAGTTGTTGCACTTCTCAAAGCTCGGCACCGTGATTGGTCGCCTGCCGCCATTAGATCAGCTATTGTCACTACAG CTTGGAGAACAGATCCATTTGGTGAGAAGATTTTTGCTGAAGGGTCACCTCGGAAGCTAGCTGATCCATTTGACTATGGTGGAGGCCTTGTGAATCCAGAGAAAGCTGCAAAACCAGGTCTGGTGTATGACCTAGGACTTGAAGACTATATTCTCTACATGTGCTCTGCTGGTTACAATGAGTCATCGATCTCTCAGCTTGTCGGTAAAGTAACAGCCTGTTCCATTCCCAAACCATCTGTTCTTGATTTTAACTTACCTTCCATCACAATCCCAAACCTCAAAGACGTAGTGACTCTCACCAGAACCCTCACTAACGTTGGACCACTAAACTCGGTCTATAAAGTAATGGTTGAACCACCATTGGGCATCCAAGTGACTGTGACCCCGGAGACGCTAGTGTTCAACTCTACAACCAAACGGGCTTCTTTTAAAGTCAGAGTTTCGACCACACACAAAATCAACACAGGTTACTACTTTGGAAGCTTGACTTGGGGTGACTCTGAGCACAATGTCACCATTCCTTTGTCTGTGAGAACGCAAATTCTGCCTTACTACTACGATGAGAACTAA
- the LOC104720741 gene encoding subtilisin-like protease SBT3.6 isoform X1, with translation MRNYRTSIALVLSLVIFLNVQRNFVAQGSAERKVHIVHLGEKQHDDPDFVTESHHQMLWSLLGSKEDAHDSMVYSYRHGFSGFAAKLTKSQAKKIADLPEVVHVIPDSFYKLKTTRTWDYLGLSAANPKNLLDETNMGAQSIIGVIDTGVWPESEVFNDYGIGPVPSHWKGGCESGEAFNSSHCNKKLIGAKYFINGFIADNESFNSTKSLDFISPRDHDGHGTHVATIAGGSYVPNISYKGLAGGTVRGGAPRSRIAMYKTCWYLDDEDIMSCSSADILKAIDEAMHDGVDVLSISLGSDVPLYGETDIRDGITTGAFHAVLKGITVVCAGGNSGPEAQTVTNTAPWIVTVAATTLDRSFATPITLGNNKVILGQAMYTGPEIGFTSLVYPETSGKSEQSFSGTCEELSVNSNLTMVGKVVLCFTTSPYSASASSAARSVKTAGGIGVIIARQPGYVIRPCLDDFPCVAVDWELGTDILLYIRSNELPVVKIQRSRTLTGQPVGTKVATFSSRGPNSIAAAILKPDMAAPGVSILAATTTNTTFNDRGFNMMSGTSMAAPAISGVVALLKALHRDWSPAAIRSAIVTTAWRTDPFGEQIFAEGSPRKLADPFDYGGGLVNPEKAARPGLVYDLGLEDYVLYMCAAGYNESSISQLVGKGTVCSNPIPSVLDFNLPSITIPNLKDEVTLTRTLTNVGPLKSVYRVKIESPLGFQVTVTPKTLVFNSKTKKVSFKVRISTTHKINTGYYFGSLTWSDNVHKVTIPVSVRTQILQNYYDEN, from the exons ATGAGGAATTACAGAACATCAATTGCTTTGGTACTGAGTTTGGTAATATTTCTCAATGTGCAGAGAAATTTTGTGGCACAAGGCAGTGCTGAAAGGAAG GTTCATATAGTGCATTTGGGTGAGAAGCAGCATGATGATCCGGATTTTGTTACGGAATCACATCATCAGATGTTATGGTCACTTCTGGGAAG TAAAGAAGATGCCCATGATTCAATGGTGTATAGTTACAGACATGGTTTCTCCGGTTTTGCGGCAAAGCTTACCAAGTCTCAAGCCAAGAAGATAGCAG ATTTACCTGAAGTTGTTCATGTCATACCGGATAGTTTCTACAAGCTGAAAACAACTCGGACTTGGGATTACTTAGGCCTTTCTGCCGCTAATCCAAAGAATCTTCTAGATGAAACTAATATGGGTGCACAAAGTATCATTGGTGTTATTGACACAG GAGTATGGCCTGAATCTGAAGTATTTAACGACTATGGGATTGGGCCGGTGCCAAGCCACTGGAAAGGAGGATGTGAATCAGGAGAAGCTTTCAACTCTTCTCACTGTAACAAAAAGCTCATAGGAGCCAAGTACTTTATCAATGGTTTTATAGCGGACAACGAAAGCTTCAACTCCACAAAATCACTTGATTTCATTTCTCCTAGAGATCATGATGGTCATGGCACACATGTTGCCACCATTGCTGGTGGCTCATACGTGCCCAACATAAGCTACAAGGGCTTAGCTGGAGGGACTGTGAGAGGTGGAGCACCTCGTTCTCGTATAGCAATGTACAAGACTTGTTGGTATCTGGATGATGAAGACATAATGAGTTGTTCATCAGCTGACATCTTGAAAGCTATAGACGAGGCTATGCATGACGGTGTTGATGTTCTGTCAATCTCTCTAGGCTCTGATGTTCCTTTGTATGGCGAAACTGATATCCGCGATGGGATAACTACTGGAGCTTTTCATGCAGTCTTAAAGGGTATAACTGTTGTTTGTGCCGGTGGTAACTCAGGCCCTGAGGCTCAGACCGTGACAAACACAGCTCCTTGGATTGTCACTGTGGCTGCAACTACTCTAGACCGTTCCTTTGCCACACCTATTACACTTGGCAATAATAAAGTCATATTG GGTCAAGCAATGTATACAGGTCCAGAAATTGGCTTCACCAGCTTGGTTTATCCTGAGACCTCAGGGAAGAGCGAACAAAGTTTTTCTGG TACTTGTGAGGAACTCTCCGTGAATTCTAATCTTACAATGGTGGGTAAAGTCGTGTTGTGTTTCACAACATCACCTTACAGTGCTTCTGCATCGAGTGCTGCACGTTCGGTGAAGACAGCCGGTGGTATTGGCGTAATCATCGCAAGACAACCAGGTTATGTTATCCGACCATGTCTAGATGATTTCCCTTGTGTTGCTGTTGACTGGGAGCTTGGAACTGATATACTTCTCTACATACGGTCCAATGA ATTGCCTGTGGTGAAGATACAACGTTCTAGAACACTCACAGGACAACCAGTGGGAACAAAGGTGGCAACGTTCTCATCAAGAGGACCTAATTCGATTGCAGCTGCGATCCTCAAA CCGGATATGGCAGCACCAGGAGTGAGCATATTGGCGGCTACAACCACCAATACCACTTTCAACGACCGAGGATTCAATATGATGTCAGGAACATCAATGGCGGCTCCTGCAATTTCAGGAGTTGTTGCGCTTCTTAAAGCTTTACACCGTGATTGGTCTCCTGCTGCCATTAGATCAGCCATTGTCACTACTg CTTGGAGAACAGATCCATTTGGAGAGCAGATATTTGCTGAAGGGTCACCTCGGAAGCTAGCTGACCCGTTCGACTATGGTGGAGGCCTTGTGAATCCTGAAAAAGCTGCAAGACCAGGTCTTGTGTATGACTTGGGACTTGAAGACTATGTTCTCTACATGTGCGCTGCTGGTTACAACGAGTCATCAATCTCTCAGCTTGTCGGAAAAGGAACAGTTTGTTCAAATCCCATACCATCTGTTCTTGATTTTAATTTGCCTTCCATCACAATCCCAAACCTCAAAGACGAAGTCACTCTCACCAGAACTCTCACTAACGTTGGACCACTCAAATCGGTCTATAGAGTAAAGATTGAGTCACCATTGGGTTTTCAAGTGACCGTGACGCCAAAGACACTAGTGTTTAACTCTAAGACCAAAAAGGTCTCTTTTAAAGTCAGAATCTCAACCACACACAAAATCAACACAGGTTACTACTTTGGAAGCTTGACCTGGAGTGACAATGTGCATAAGGTTACAATTCCTGTATCTGTAAGAACGCAGATTCTGCAGAACTACTACGACGAAAATTGA
- the LOC104720741 gene encoding subtilisin-like protease SBT3.6 isoform X3, with protein sequence MLWSLLGSKEDAHDSMVYSYRHGFSGFAAKLTKSQAKKIADLPEVVHVIPDSFYKLKTTRTWDYLGLSAANPKNLLDETNMGAQSIIGVIDTGVWPESEVFNDYGIGPVPSHWKGGCESGEAFNSSHCNKKLIGAKYFINGFIADNESFNSTKSLDFISPRDHDGHGTHVATIAGGSYVPNISYKGLAGGTVRGGAPRSRIAMYKTCWYLDDEDIMSCSSADILKAIDEAMHDGVDVLSISLGSDVPLYGETDIRDGITTGAFHAVLKGITVVCAGGNSGPEAQTVTNTAPWIVTVAATTLDRSFATPITLGNNKVILGQAMYTGPEIGFTSLVYPETSGKSEQSFSGTCEELSVNSNLTMVGKVVLCFTTSPYSASASSAARSVKTAGGIGVIIARQPGYVIRPCLDDFPCVAVDWELGTDILLYIRSNELPVVKIQRSRTLTGQPVGTKVATFSSRGPNSIAAAILKPDMAAPGVSILAATTTNTTFNDRGFNMMSGTSMAAPAISGVVALLKALHRDWSPAAIRSAIVTTAWRTDPFGEQIFAEGSPRKLADPFDYGGGLVNPEKAARPGLVYDLGLEDYVLYMCAAGYNESSISQLVGKGTVCSNPIPSVLDFNLPSITIPNLKDEVTLTRTLTNVGPLKSVYRVKIESPLGFQVTVTPKTLVFNSKTKKVSFKVRISTTHKINTGYYFGSLTWSDNVHKVTIPVSVRTQILQNYYDEN encoded by the exons ATGTTATGGTCACTTCTGGGAAG TAAAGAAGATGCCCATGATTCAATGGTGTATAGTTACAGACATGGTTTCTCCGGTTTTGCGGCAAAGCTTACCAAGTCTCAAGCCAAGAAGATAGCAG ATTTACCTGAAGTTGTTCATGTCATACCGGATAGTTTCTACAAGCTGAAAACAACTCGGACTTGGGATTACTTAGGCCTTTCTGCCGCTAATCCAAAGAATCTTCTAGATGAAACTAATATGGGTGCACAAAGTATCATTGGTGTTATTGACACAG GAGTATGGCCTGAATCTGAAGTATTTAACGACTATGGGATTGGGCCGGTGCCAAGCCACTGGAAAGGAGGATGTGAATCAGGAGAAGCTTTCAACTCTTCTCACTGTAACAAAAAGCTCATAGGAGCCAAGTACTTTATCAATGGTTTTATAGCGGACAACGAAAGCTTCAACTCCACAAAATCACTTGATTTCATTTCTCCTAGAGATCATGATGGTCATGGCACACATGTTGCCACCATTGCTGGTGGCTCATACGTGCCCAACATAAGCTACAAGGGCTTAGCTGGAGGGACTGTGAGAGGTGGAGCACCTCGTTCTCGTATAGCAATGTACAAGACTTGTTGGTATCTGGATGATGAAGACATAATGAGTTGTTCATCAGCTGACATCTTGAAAGCTATAGACGAGGCTATGCATGACGGTGTTGATGTTCTGTCAATCTCTCTAGGCTCTGATGTTCCTTTGTATGGCGAAACTGATATCCGCGATGGGATAACTACTGGAGCTTTTCATGCAGTCTTAAAGGGTATAACTGTTGTTTGTGCCGGTGGTAACTCAGGCCCTGAGGCTCAGACCGTGACAAACACAGCTCCTTGGATTGTCACTGTGGCTGCAACTACTCTAGACCGTTCCTTTGCCACACCTATTACACTTGGCAATAATAAAGTCATATTG GGTCAAGCAATGTATACAGGTCCAGAAATTGGCTTCACCAGCTTGGTTTATCCTGAGACCTCAGGGAAGAGCGAACAAAGTTTTTCTGG TACTTGTGAGGAACTCTCCGTGAATTCTAATCTTACAATGGTGGGTAAAGTCGTGTTGTGTTTCACAACATCACCTTACAGTGCTTCTGCATCGAGTGCTGCACGTTCGGTGAAGACAGCCGGTGGTATTGGCGTAATCATCGCAAGACAACCAGGTTATGTTATCCGACCATGTCTAGATGATTTCCCTTGTGTTGCTGTTGACTGGGAGCTTGGAACTGATATACTTCTCTACATACGGTCCAATGA ATTGCCTGTGGTGAAGATACAACGTTCTAGAACACTCACAGGACAACCAGTGGGAACAAAGGTGGCAACGTTCTCATCAAGAGGACCTAATTCGATTGCAGCTGCGATCCTCAAA CCGGATATGGCAGCACCAGGAGTGAGCATATTGGCGGCTACAACCACCAATACCACTTTCAACGACCGAGGATTCAATATGATGTCAGGAACATCAATGGCGGCTCCTGCAATTTCAGGAGTTGTTGCGCTTCTTAAAGCTTTACACCGTGATTGGTCTCCTGCTGCCATTAGATCAGCCATTGTCACTACTg CTTGGAGAACAGATCCATTTGGAGAGCAGATATTTGCTGAAGGGTCACCTCGGAAGCTAGCTGACCCGTTCGACTATGGTGGAGGCCTTGTGAATCCTGAAAAAGCTGCAAGACCAGGTCTTGTGTATGACTTGGGACTTGAAGACTATGTTCTCTACATGTGCGCTGCTGGTTACAACGAGTCATCAATCTCTCAGCTTGTCGGAAAAGGAACAGTTTGTTCAAATCCCATACCATCTGTTCTTGATTTTAATTTGCCTTCCATCACAATCCCAAACCTCAAAGACGAAGTCACTCTCACCAGAACTCTCACTAACGTTGGACCACTCAAATCGGTCTATAGAGTAAAGATTGAGTCACCATTGGGTTTTCAAGTGACCGTGACGCCAAAGACACTAGTGTTTAACTCTAAGACCAAAAAGGTCTCTTTTAAAGTCAGAATCTCAACCACACACAAAATCAACACAGGTTACTACTTTGGAAGCTTGACCTGGAGTGACAATGTGCATAAGGTTACAATTCCTGTATCTGTAAGAACGCAGATTCTGCAGAACTACTACGACGAAAATTGA
- the LOC104720741 gene encoding subtilisin-like protease SBT3.8 isoform X4 — translation MKSCKTLSFVVLSLVIILNGQSTFVAQAGAESKVHIVYLGEKQHDDPESVTESHHQMLWSFLGSKEDAHSSLVHSYRHGFSGIAAKLTKSQAKKISDLPEVVHVTPDSFHELATTRTWDYLGLSAANPKNLLNDTNMGEESIIGVVDSGVWPESRVFDDNGIGPVPSHWKGGCEAGEMFNASHCNKKLIGAKYFINGFLVTHESFNSTESLDFISPRDHSGHGTHVATIAGGSYVPNTSYKGLAGGTVRGGAQRARIAMYKACWYLDDLDINTCSSADLLKAMDEAMHDGVDVLSLSIGYRLPYYPETDIRAAIATGAFHAVLKGITVVCSGGNSGPAAQTVGNTAPWILTVAATTLDRSFPTPIILGNNKAILGQAMYTGPELGFTSLVYPENPGNSNESFFGTCELLFFNSNRTMAGKVVLCFTTSTRYTTVSSAVSYVKKAGGLGLIVARNPGDNLSPCVDDFPCVAVDYELGTNILFYIRSTGSPVVKIKPSKTLVGQPVGTKVADFSSRGPNSIEPAILKPDIAAPGVSILAATSTNRTFNDQGFIILSGTSMAAPVISGVVALLKARHRDWSPAAIRSAIVTTAWRTDPFGEKIFAEGSPRKLADPFDYGGGLVNPEKAAKPGLVYDLGLEDYILYMCSAGYNESSISQLVGKVTACSIPKPSVLDFNLPSITIPNLKDVVTLTRTLTNVGPLNSVYKVMVEPPLGIQVTVTPETLVFNSTTKRASFKVRVSTTHKINTGYYFGSLTWGDSEHNVTIPLSVRTQILPYYYDEN, via the exons ATGAAGAGTTGCAAAACCTTAAGTTTTGTGGTATTAAGCCTAGTAATAATTCTCAACGGGCAGAGCACTTTCGTGGCACAAGCTGGTGCTGAGAGCAAG GTTCATATAGTGTATTTAGGTGAGAAGCAACATGATGATCCTGAGTCTGTCACGGAATCTCATCATCAGATGTTGTGGTCATTTCTTGGAAG TAAAGAGGATGCCCATAGTTCTTTGGTGCACAGTTACCGACATGGCTTCTCCGGTATTGCAGCCAAGCTTACCAAGTCCCAAGCCAAGAAGATAAGC GATTTACCTGAAGTTGTTCATGTCACCCCGGATAGTTTCCATGAACTGGCAACAACTCGAACTTGGGACTACTTAGGCCTTTCCGCCGCTAATCCGAAAAATCTTCTAAATGACACTAATATGGGTGAAGAAAGTATCATTGGTGTTGTGGACTCAG GAGTTTGGCCAGAATCTAGAGTCTTCGATGACAATGGGATAGGACCCGTACCAAGCCACTGGAAAGGAGGCTGTGAAGCAGGGGAGATGTTCAACGCCTCTCACTGCAATAAAAAGCTTATAGGAGCCAAGTACTTCATCAATGGTTTTCTTGTGACGCACGAAAGCTTCAACTCCACGGAATCACTTGACTTCATTTCCCCTAGAGATCATAGCGGTCATGGCACGCATGTCGCCACCATAGCGGGTGGTTCATACGTCCCAAATACAAGCTACAAGGGCTTAGCTGGAGGGACTGTAAGAGGTGGGGCACAACGTGCTCGTATAGCAATGTACAAAGCTTGTTGGTATCTTGATGATTTAGACATAAATACTTGTTCATCTGCTGACCTCTTGAAAGCTATGGATGAAGCTATGCATGATGGTGTTGATGTTTTGTCCTTGTCTATCGGCTATCGTCTTCCTTACTACCCTGAAACTGATATTCGCGCTGCGATAGCTACGGGAGCATTCCATGCCGTTTTGAAGGGTATCACAGTTGTTTGTTCAGGTGGTAACTCTGGCCCTGCGGCTCAGACTGTAGGAAACACAGCTCCTTGGATTTTGACCGTGGCTGCAACGACTTTAGACCGGTCCTTTCCCACACCTATTATACTTGGGAACAATAAAGCAATATTG GGTCAAGCAATGTACACTGGTCCAGAACTTGGCTTCACTAGCTTGGTTTACCCAGAGAATCCAGGGAATAGCAACGAAAGTTTTTTTGG TACCTGTGAGCTTCTATTCTTCAATTCCAATCGTACAATGGCCGGCAAAGTCGTGTTGTGCTTCACAACATCAACACGTTACACCACAGTATCAAGTGCCGTGTCTTATGTCAAGAAAGCTGGTGGTCTTGGCTTAATTGTTGCAAGAAACCCTGGCGACAATCTTTCACCATGTGTAGATGACTTCCCTTGTGTTGCTGTTGACTACGAGCTGGGAACAAATATACTTTTCTACATACGTTCCACAGG ATCGCCTGTTGTGAAGATAAAACCTTCTAAAACACTTGTTGGACAACCAGTAGGTACAAAGGTTGCAGATTTCTCATCAAGAGGCCCTAACTCAATTGAGCCTGCCATCCTCAAa CCGGATATAGCAGCACCAGGAGTGAGCATATTAGCGGCTACATCCACCAATAGAACTTTCAACGACCAAGGATTCATTATATTGTCTGGAACGTCAATGGCAGCTCCTGTAATATCAGGAGTTGTTGCACTTCTCAAAGCTCGGCACCGTGATTGGTCGCCTGCCGCCATTAGATCAGCTATTGTCACTACAG CTTGGAGAACAGATCCATTTGGTGAGAAGATTTTTGCTGAAGGGTCACCTCGGAAGCTAGCTGATCCATTTGACTATGGTGGAGGCCTTGTGAATCCAGAGAAAGCTGCAAAACCAGGTCTGGTGTATGACCTAGGACTTGAAGACTATATTCTCTACATGTGCTCTGCTGGTTACAATGAGTCATCGATCTCTCAGCTTGTCGGTAAAGTAACAGCCTGTTCCATTCCCAAACCATCTGTTCTTGATTTTAACTTACCTTCCATCACAATCCCAAACCTCAAAGACGTAGTGACTCTCACCAGAACCCTCACTAACGTTGGACCACTAAACTCGGTCTATAAAGTAATGGTTGAACCACCATTGGGCATCCAAGTGACTGTGACCCCGGAGACGCTAGTGTTCAACTCTACAACCAAACGGGCTTCTTTTAAAGTCAGAGTTTCGACCACACACAAAATCAACACAGGTTACTACTTTGGAAGCTTGACTTGGGGTGACTCTGAGCACAATGTCACCATTCCTTTGTCTGTGAGAACGCAAATTCTGCCTTACTACTACGATGAGAACTAA